Proteins from one Mycobacterium sp. EPa45 genomic window:
- a CDS encoding phage resistance protein, which translates to MTTLLRDVIDIPERVGADDYVLRLTDSTNDDAHIEAALDQYVLTASLRDNFNAAVDIVADALTKDTSRAAYLTGSFGSGKSHFMAVLYALLGNHKALRTEKFRDLTGRYDGELNGKKILRLTYHLLGAKSLEQAVLKGYVEQIKALHPDAPLPAVHVSDSLLDDADNLRTRMGDDEFLAGLGGGQAQGNGWGGLLGAAWDLPRYQAARAATAEDAERRELVSALVNSYFTSFSETADYVDLDRGLVVISEHAKNLGYDGVVLFLDELVLWLAFSVRDAEFFARESQKITKLVESSGRQRAIPLISFISRQMDLRKWFADAGASGAEQEALDSAFQFQQGRFREIQLGDDNLAEVAHARLLKPKDEAARKILDDAFDNLTRTAAVWDVLQDSLNTDDRHRGASEQEFRLTYPFSPALVSTLRNLSSVMQRERTALKVMQRMLVSLRDTLTVDDLIPVGDSYDFIVDGSDPIDGHAGAMFKAASDLYKNRLLPSLLDKHSVSLDQLEKDPASVPSGFRGQERIAKTLLLSAIAPKVPALRDITAARLAALNHGSIKARMAGGEARVVLGVVREWAQKDVPEITVSEGANPVIRVQLADVDYQSIIERVRGEDNAGRRRVLIRRLVHKALGVPSGQDDLSGAATRTVIWRGSRREVDIVFGNVRDAGSTPEQAFDPRPGTWRVVVDYPFDEAGYTSADDVNRIDRLLTNGDRNTLVWLPRFFSESAMDDLALLVKLDWLFTGSGDRWTENSDHLSATDRAQARGILENLLSGTLTSLESLLKQAYGIEPADLKRISEESTQFDVLTSLSRDFSPALPPAASLEDALLKIIDQAFSAIYPQHPAFDPPSDEVTARNFETVRDYVEKAATNRDGRVPTDPGTDRKIVRRVAGPLRVGKATEDHYLFGEDSFAYWAGELDRAALTADPLTVGAMQQHIEAITPAWGLRPEARDLVISAWALLRKRAWFNAGAACPAPALGRMSPNIELRAEELPEQQAWDAARSNASKLFGYTIARTYLTGANVADFATQVCAKAAESTNQLGYLVEEVGRAYQRLGLTQGSGDRLASAIALRSLTERLQGLSGNVAVINTMAGAELPVAAETAGQIRNDAGRDTQALRSFKWKLVERLLQGVQRGDASGDSARAIEKSLHQAISVPGRSLSDELTSVENKLVAWVVDEDGGGTPPPPPRTIKGDVTLSTAEDISTLVADLQKAIDAHGKEVHVHWWVD; encoded by the coding sequence GTGACCACACTCCTGCGCGACGTCATCGACATTCCCGAACGCGTCGGCGCCGACGACTACGTGCTGCGCCTCACCGACAGCACCAACGATGACGCCCACATCGAGGCCGCCCTCGACCAGTACGTGCTCACCGCGTCCCTGCGCGACAACTTCAACGCCGCCGTCGACATCGTCGCCGACGCACTGACGAAGGACACCTCGCGGGCGGCCTACCTCACCGGCTCCTTCGGCTCCGGCAAGAGCCATTTCATGGCGGTGCTCTACGCCCTCCTCGGCAACCACAAGGCGTTACGCACCGAGAAGTTTCGCGACCTCACCGGGCGCTATGACGGAGAACTCAACGGCAAGAAGATCCTGCGGCTCACGTACCACCTGCTGGGCGCCAAGAGCCTGGAGCAGGCCGTACTCAAGGGGTACGTCGAACAGATCAAGGCCCTGCACCCCGATGCCCCGCTTCCTGCCGTGCACGTATCCGACTCACTGCTGGATGACGCCGACAATCTCCGCACTCGCATGGGCGACGACGAGTTCCTGGCCGGACTGGGAGGGGGTCAGGCACAGGGCAACGGTTGGGGCGGCCTTCTCGGTGCAGCGTGGGACTTGCCGCGCTACCAAGCGGCACGCGCCGCCACCGCTGAGGACGCTGAACGCCGTGAACTGGTGTCCGCACTCGTCAACAGCTACTTCACGTCGTTCTCCGAGACCGCCGACTATGTCGACCTTGATCGCGGCCTCGTCGTGATCTCCGAGCATGCCAAGAACCTGGGTTACGACGGCGTCGTGCTATTCCTCGATGAATTAGTGCTGTGGCTTGCGTTCTCCGTGCGTGACGCCGAGTTCTTCGCCCGCGAATCCCAAAAGATCACCAAACTCGTCGAGTCATCGGGGCGTCAGCGGGCAATCCCTTTGATTTCATTCATCTCTCGTCAAATGGACCTCCGGAAGTGGTTCGCCGACGCAGGGGCCTCCGGTGCGGAGCAAGAAGCGCTCGACAGTGCGTTCCAATTCCAGCAGGGCCGGTTCCGCGAGATCCAGCTTGGCGACGACAACCTCGCCGAAGTCGCCCACGCGCGGCTACTGAAACCTAAGGACGAGGCCGCCCGAAAGATTCTCGACGACGCCTTCGACAACCTCACCCGCACCGCTGCAGTATGGGATGTGTTGCAGGACAGTCTCAATACCGACGATCGGCATCGAGGTGCTTCCGAACAGGAGTTCCGGCTTACCTACCCGTTCTCCCCGGCGCTGGTGTCGACCCTGCGCAACCTCTCCTCGGTGATGCAACGCGAGCGCACCGCATTGAAAGTGATGCAACGCATGCTGGTATCCCTGCGCGACACACTGACCGTCGACGACCTCATTCCTGTCGGCGACTCCTATGACTTCATCGTCGACGGCAGCGACCCCATCGACGGGCACGCCGGGGCCATGTTCAAGGCGGCATCAGACCTCTACAAGAACCGTCTGCTGCCCAGCCTGCTTGACAAGCATTCCGTTAGCCTCGACCAACTCGAGAAGGATCCCGCCTCGGTTCCATCGGGCTTTCGTGGGCAGGAACGCATCGCGAAGACCTTGCTGCTCTCCGCGATTGCACCGAAAGTCCCTGCTCTGCGTGATATCACCGCCGCACGGCTTGCCGCGCTCAACCATGGATCTATCAAGGCACGCATGGCAGGCGGCGAAGCCCGCGTCGTACTCGGTGTCGTCCGCGAGTGGGCGCAGAAAGACGTCCCCGAGATCACCGTTTCCGAAGGCGCCAACCCCGTCATCCGGGTGCAGCTCGCCGACGTCGACTACCAGTCGATCATCGAACGCGTTCGTGGCGAAGACAATGCGGGCCGACGCCGCGTCCTCATCCGTCGCCTTGTTCACAAGGCCCTCGGAGTTCCGAGCGGACAGGACGATCTCAGCGGTGCCGCGACTCGGACGGTGATCTGGCGCGGATCACGCCGCGAAGTCGACATCGTCTTCGGCAACGTCCGCGACGCCGGTTCCACACCCGAACAGGCCTTCGACCCCCGACCCGGCACCTGGCGGGTGGTGGTCGACTACCCGTTCGACGAGGCCGGCTACACCAGCGCCGACGACGTCAACCGCATTGACCGGCTGTTGACCAACGGCGACCGAAACACCCTCGTGTGGCTGCCCCGGTTCTTCTCTGAGTCCGCAATGGACGATCTGGCGTTGCTGGTCAAGCTCGATTGGCTCTTCACCGGCAGTGGTGACCGATGGACGGAGAACTCCGATCACCTCTCAGCGACCGATCGAGCCCAGGCCCGAGGCATCCTGGAGAACCTCCTCAGCGGCACGCTGACCAGCCTTGAGAGTCTGCTCAAGCAGGCCTACGGCATCGAACCGGCCGATCTGAAGCGAATCTCTGAAGAGTCAACGCAGTTCGACGTGCTCACGTCGCTGTCGCGAGACTTCAGCCCCGCCCTGCCCCCGGCCGCGAGCCTGGAAGACGCGCTGCTGAAGATCATCGACCAAGCGTTCTCAGCGATCTACCCGCAACACCCTGCCTTCGATCCCCCGTCCGACGAAGTCACCGCCCGCAACTTCGAGACGGTGCGTGACTACGTCGAGAAAGCCGCCACCAACCGGGACGGCCGGGTGCCCACCGATCCGGGCACCGACCGCAAGATCGTCCGCCGCGTCGCGGGACCACTTCGCGTCGGCAAGGCCACCGAAGACCACTACCTGTTCGGAGAGGACTCCTTCGCGTACTGGGCGGGTGAACTTGATCGCGCCGCGCTCACGGCTGACCCGCTGACGGTGGGCGCGATGCAACAGCACATTGAGGCCATCACACCGGCATGGGGTCTACGACCGGAGGCGCGGGATCTCGTGATCAGCGCATGGGCACTGCTGCGGAAACGTGCCTGGTTCAACGCTGGCGCAGCCTGCCCAGCGCCTGCTTTGGGGCGGATGTCGCCGAACATCGAGCTGCGGGCCGAAGAGCTCCCAGAGCAGCAAGCGTGGGATGCCGCGCGCTCGAATGCGTCGAAGCTGTTCGGGTACACCATCGCGCGTACCTACCTCACCGGTGCGAACGTCGCCGACTTCGCCACCCAGGTTTGCGCGAAGGCGGCCGAGAGTACGAACCAACTGGGCTACCTCGTCGAGGAAGTCGGACGCGCCTACCAACGACTCGGGCTAACCCAAGGCTCCGGCGACCGACTCGCCTCAGCCATCGCGTTGCGCAGTCTCACGGAGCGCTTGCAGGGCTTGTCGGGGAACGTCGCCGTGATCAACACCATGGCGGGCGCCGAGCTTCCGGTCGCGGCCGAGACCGCCGGCCAGATCCGCAACGATGCGGGCCGGGACACCCAGGCGCTGCGAAGCTTCAAGTGGAAGCTCGTCGAACGACTCCTGCAAGGCGTACAACGCGGTGACGCAAGTGGCGACAGTGCGCGTGCCATCGAAAAGTCCCTCCACCAAGCTATTTCGGTCCCCGGACGTTCGCTCAGCGACGAACTCACCTCCGTCGAGAACAAACTCGTCGCATGGGTCGTCGACGAAGACGGTGGTGGCACGCCTCCACCACCGCCGCGAACGATCAAGGGCGATGTCACGTTGAGTACCGCCGAGGACATCTCGACTCTCGTCGCCGACCTCCAAAAGGCAATCGACGCGCACGGCAAGGAAGTTCACGTTCACTGGTGGGTCGATTGA
- the pglX gene encoding BREX-2 system adenine-specific DNA-methyltransferase PglX, whose product MAAATSDLVAALRRQVLDLETDLRARVDGADADIRQVDVYDAWKRDYDKAASANRTAASWQEWRNDRVTQAAVAWVLLTVFARYCEDNALVTPRWISGATADERTHALDSRRAYFQQNPEHTDREWLGQIIAHFAKFPATAALVDSYSPIHLVAPSGDAARAVLEFWWQQNADGEPAFTFHGMDTRFLGDVYQDLSEHAKKTFALLQTPEFVEEFILDQTMEPALADRPLKGFTVIDPTCGSGHFLLGAFHRLHDRWQRHAPALGPRELVEKALEGIYGVDINPFAVAIARFRLLVAALQAAGDNSIEQHIAYKPHLAAGDSLLWGANQQLLPEDLLASGHSIRADTTENAEALTEILQREHDVVVGNPPYITVKDAALNATYRQLYKTPYRQYALTVPFMELFFRLAYVPGRARPAGWIGQITSNSFMKREFGSKLIEDFLPTVDLQLVIDSEGSWIPGHNMDGTPTAILFGRNRPPAAATVRAVLSKGVRETPADALECGYGPYWASIVKHIGQTGYEDAYISVADLPRKTLKTHPWSLSGGGAVELLQLIDARSDRLSLHIREIGRTTHTGSDDAFYLPMHTSNTLRLSTDAVPVILGEDVRDYALDAKLDTIFPYDAKGKPKGLRANTAHYLWPNRASLSQRIDFQQTLEARGLRWFDHSMFFPKRFTSPLSIAFAFIATHNHFVLDRGGKVFNRSAPVIKLSESSSVDDHLRLLGALNSSVACFWLKQNSQPKGGAAEHPWSRTYEFTGSTLQGFPLPENASAERPMALDDLAHGFQAQTPAQIANIETPSAASLEAARTENERLRGLMVAHQEELDWEYYRIYDLTEDDLTYHGDLPEIVLGQRAFEIALARRMKEGEETAWFDRHSSTPITDIPGRLPADYQELLQRRLDAIESNPNIRLLERPEYKRRWAVEPWDKQVESALRDWLLDRVENRSLWFDREGRPTTMSTAQLADLLDRDDDFRNVLRLWAGDANVATGTALAKLLADEGVPYLSAYRYKQSGLEKRAIWEDTWALQRREDDGDKLDAPIPVPPKYKPTDFAKASYWSHRGKLDVPKERFISYPGAGRDSDSTELLGWAGWDHADQALALAGLISQRIEEGWETPKLIPLLAGLNELLPWVLQWHNQIDPEYGESVADTIADELTTRLAEHHLTVTELATWRPEPTGRGRKAKTS is encoded by the coding sequence ATGGCTGCGGCCACATCAGATCTGGTGGCGGCGCTGCGCCGGCAAGTGCTTGACCTCGAAACGGATCTGCGCGCCCGAGTCGACGGTGCCGACGCTGACATTCGACAGGTCGACGTGTACGACGCATGGAAGCGTGACTACGACAAAGCTGCCTCGGCCAATCGCACTGCGGCATCGTGGCAGGAATGGCGCAACGATCGAGTCACGCAGGCTGCCGTCGCGTGGGTGTTGCTGACCGTCTTCGCGCGCTACTGCGAGGACAACGCACTAGTCACGCCGCGGTGGATCTCCGGCGCGACCGCCGACGAGCGCACGCATGCCTTGGACTCGCGGCGGGCGTACTTTCAGCAGAATCCCGAACACACTGACCGGGAGTGGCTCGGTCAGATCATCGCGCACTTCGCGAAGTTCCCGGCGACTGCCGCGCTCGTCGATTCGTACTCGCCGATCCATTTGGTCGCGCCGTCTGGTGATGCAGCTCGCGCAGTGTTGGAGTTCTGGTGGCAACAGAACGCCGACGGTGAACCAGCATTTACGTTCCACGGCATGGACACTCGATTTCTTGGTGATGTCTACCAAGATCTTTCCGAGCACGCCAAAAAGACATTCGCGCTACTCCAAACACCTGAGTTCGTAGAGGAGTTCATCCTCGACCAGACGATGGAGCCCGCCCTCGCCGACCGGCCGCTGAAGGGTTTCACAGTCATCGACCCAACGTGCGGTTCGGGACACTTTCTGCTCGGTGCATTCCACCGTCTGCATGATCGGTGGCAGCGCCACGCCCCAGCGCTCGGCCCACGCGAACTCGTCGAGAAGGCCCTCGAGGGCATCTACGGGGTCGACATCAACCCGTTCGCCGTCGCGATCGCACGATTCCGACTACTCGTCGCAGCCCTCCAAGCGGCCGGCGACAACAGCATCGAACAGCACATCGCCTACAAGCCGCATCTCGCCGCCGGCGACAGCCTGCTGTGGGGAGCCAATCAGCAACTACTCCCCGAAGATCTTCTCGCGAGTGGACATTCAATACGCGCAGACACCACAGAGAACGCGGAGGCCCTGACGGAGATCTTGCAACGCGAACACGATGTCGTGGTGGGGAACCCGCCGTACATAACGGTGAAGGACGCGGCGCTGAATGCGACGTACCGACAACTGTACAAGACTCCTTATCGGCAATATGCGCTGACAGTTCCTTTCATGGAGTTGTTCTTCCGCCTTGCGTACGTACCAGGCCGCGCGCGACCCGCTGGGTGGATTGGGCAGATTACTTCAAACTCGTTCATGAAACGCGAGTTTGGTTCCAAACTGATCGAAGACTTCCTGCCAACCGTGGATCTTCAACTCGTGATTGATTCTGAAGGCTCGTGGATTCCCGGGCACAACATGGATGGCACTCCAACTGCCATCCTATTCGGACGCAATCGCCCCCCAGCTGCAGCGACAGTACGCGCTGTCCTCAGTAAGGGAGTGAGGGAGACCCCCGCCGACGCCCTTGAGTGCGGATACGGCCCGTACTGGGCATCGATCGTTAAGCACATTGGCCAAACTGGCTACGAAGACGCATACATCAGCGTTGCCGACCTGCCGCGCAAGACACTGAAAACTCATCCCTGGAGCTTGTCGGGCGGGGGTGCGGTCGAATTGCTGCAACTGATTGATGCGAGATCTGACAGGCTCTCTCTGCATATCCGCGAGATCGGCCGCACCACCCACACCGGTTCCGATGACGCCTTTTACTTACCGATGCACACGTCGAACACCCTCAGGCTCAGTACTGATGCCGTGCCTGTGATCCTGGGCGAAGACGTCCGCGACTACGCCCTAGACGCCAAGCTAGACACGATCTTCCCGTACGACGCCAAAGGTAAACCGAAGGGTCTGCGCGCCAACACCGCTCACTATCTGTGGCCGAACCGCGCATCGCTCTCACAGCGCATCGACTTCCAGCAGACGCTTGAAGCACGCGGGCTAAGATGGTTCGACCATTCCATGTTTTTCCCCAAACGCTTCACATCACCCCTTTCCATCGCATTCGCCTTCATCGCAACACACAATCACTTCGTGTTGGACCGCGGCGGCAAGGTATTCAACCGTTCGGCGCCCGTGATCAAGCTGTCCGAGAGCTCGTCGGTCGATGACCACCTGCGTCTGCTCGGGGCGCTGAACTCGTCAGTGGCATGCTTTTGGCTTAAGCAGAACAGCCAGCCCAAAGGTGGTGCAGCGGAGCATCCTTGGTCACGAACGTATGAGTTCACCGGGAGTACCCTCCAAGGCTTCCCTCTACCGGAAAATGCATCTGCCGAACGGCCTATGGCACTAGACGATCTCGCCCACGGGTTCCAAGCTCAAACCCCTGCCCAAATCGCCAATATCGAAACCCCCTCTGCCGCATCACTCGAAGCCGCCCGCACCGAGAACGAGCGGCTGCGTGGGCTAATGGTTGCGCACCAGGAAGAACTCGACTGGGAGTACTACCGCATCTACGACCTCACCGAGGACGACCTCACGTATCACGGCGACCTCCCTGAGATTGTCCTCGGGCAGCGCGCCTTCGAGATCGCCCTGGCGCGGCGGATGAAGGAAGGTGAAGAAACCGCCTGGTTCGACCGCCACTCGTCAACGCCCATCACCGACATTCCCGGCCGCCTACCCGCCGACTACCAGGAACTCCTGCAGCGTCGACTGGACGCAATCGAATCCAATCCAAACATTCGCCTTTTGGAGCGTCCGGAGTACAAGCGGCGCTGGGCCGTTGAGCCGTGGGACAAGCAGGTCGAGTCAGCATTGCGTGATTGGCTGCTCGACCGCGTCGAGAATCGCTCGTTGTGGTTCGATCGCGAAGGCCGCCCGACCACCATGTCTACTGCACAGTTGGCCGATCTTCTCGATCGCGACGACGACTTCCGAAACGTTCTGCGGCTCTGGGCCGGTGACGCCAACGTCGCCACCGGCACCGCCTTGGCGAAACTCCTTGCCGACGAGGGTGTTCCCTATCTTTCGGCGTACCGCTACAAGCAATCAGGACTGGAGAAGCGCGCAATCTGGGAAGACACCTGGGCTTTGCAGCGCCGCGAAGACGACGGCGACAAACTCGACGCTCCGATCCCCGTGCCGCCGAAGTACAAGCCCACCGACTTCGCCAAGGCCTCGTACTGGTCGCACCGCGGCAAGCTCGATGTGCCGAAAGAAAGGTTCATCTCCTATCCGGGCGCCGGGCGTGACTCAGACTCCACCGAACTGCTCGGCTGGGCCGGTTGGGATCATGCCGACCAAGCACTGGCTCTCGCTGGGCTGATCAGCCAGCGCATCGAAGAAGGCTGGGAGACTCCCAAGCTCATCCCGCTGCTCGCCGGACTCAACGAACTACTGCCCTGGGTTCTGCAGTGGCACAACCAGATCGACCCCGAATACGGCGAGTCCGTCGCCGATACCATCGCCGACGAGTTGACCACTCGCCTGGCCGAACATCACCTCACCGTCACCGAGCTGGCCACGTGGCGGCCCGAACCTACCGGCCGAGGACGGAAGGCCAAGACATCGTGA